The window GCTGGCCGGAGCATTGGCGTATCCAGCATACCAATCTGCTCTCCCAGCAGCCGCCAGCTCCAGGAGTCGGTCATGCCGTGGCGATCGTCGGCTACAAGAACCCTACGGGCAAGCTGGAGGACGCTCGCTTCATCTTCCGAAATTCATGGGGGATCGAATGGGGAGCGGGTGGATACGGCTTCATGACGGGGGAGTATTTGAAGAACAACCTGCTCAGCGCCTATGTCGTGGAGCTGCGCTGACGACCGGATCGAAAAAACGCCTCCCAGGCCGCTTCGCTCCTGGCATTTCGAGCGCTCGGCGGGGCGCCGACTAGGCCCCGAGGCGGCGGTCGTAGTCGGCGATCAGCTGTGACCAGTCGTAGCGCCGCATCGAATCCGAGAAAGGGCAGGGTAGGGTCCATTTGCCAGATTGGATCAAGCTAGCGACGCGGTCCGTCGCTTGATCGATGGTGGTGAAGTAGTTTTCTGGATACGTTTCGCTCGATACGTGATCTCGATAGGCGAGTCGATTGGGCAGGATCGGATGCGTATCGCAGTAGATGGCTTCCACCACGCTGCCGCCGAAGAAATCCTGTCGCGAGGTCACGGGCAGGATGTCGGCTCGCCAGAGCCAGCCAGCGTAGTCGGCGAAGCTTTCCGCTCGCCCGTAGGCCACGATGCGCGATCCCAGTTTTTGGCGTAGTTGAGCGAAGTAGGGCGGTTCCTCCTCAAATCGATCCCCCAGCAGGGCGACTTCGAAATCGATGCCCCGCTGGTGCAGCTTGAGCAGCAGCTTGCAGAAGCCCTTGGGGTTTTTGTCGTATTCCCAGCGGTGGTTCCAGAGGAGCAGCGGGACGCTGTTTGAGGATCGAGACTCGCCTGGACGAAAGGCGTCGAAAGCGCGAAGGTCTAGTCCTAGCCAAAGCGTCTCGCTCTTTTTCCGAATGGATTGGATCGATTCCTTGTTTTTGAAATCTGGATACGCGGAAAGGAAATCAGGCAATGCGTCGAGAAAGGCGTTTCGATGGTAGTCGGAATTGAAATACACGCGATCGGCAGCTAGAGCGCTGCTGTAGTTGATGAACGCGTAGTGCAGGTCTCGTTTTTTCGCAACGTCCTTGTCGCGTGGCGACCACGGATAGCAGAGCTGGTTTTCGTGAAAATAGAGAGCGGTCGGCGTTTGGGCGAAACGTCGACGTATCAAGCTCAGGAATACGGCGAGGTCCAGCATGTCTGAGGCTAGGATGAGGTCGTATCGCTCTCGGGAGGCGAGAACCTGCTCCGCTAGCGTGATGGCGGCCCCATGCATGCGCCATTTCCAATAGCGGCCAGGCAGCGTGTAGAGGTCGAAGGAGTGGCGAGAATGGGCGCGAAGCTCCTCGATCCAACGTTGGTGCGAGCCGGTGAAGAAGGGCTCGACGAGGGCTATTCGTTTTTTGAGCACGGAGGAAGGGTCTGGGGGGGGGCGTTTTTTGAACCGCAGATTTCA of the Pelagicoccus sp. SDUM812003 genome contains:
- a CDS encoding DUF3524 domain-containing protein, with the protein product MLKKRIALVEPFFTGSHQRWIEELRAHSRHSFDLYTLPGRYWKWRMHGAAITLAEQVLASRERYDLILASDMLDLAVFLSLIRRRFAQTPTALYFHENQLCYPWSPRDKDVAKKRDLHYAFINYSSALAADRVYFNSDYHRNAFLDALPDFLSAYPDFKNKESIQSIRKKSETLWLGLDLRAFDAFRPGESRSSNSVPLLLWNHRWEYDKNPKGFCKLLLKLHQRGIDFEVALLGDRFEEEPPYFAQLRQKLGSRIVAYGRAESFADYAGWLWRADILPVTSRQDFFGGSVVEAIYCDTHPILPNRLAYRDHVSSETYPENYFTTIDQATDRVASLIQSGKWTLPCPFSDSMRRYDWSQLIADYDRRLGA